Proteins encoded within one genomic window of Gracilimonas sp.:
- a CDS encoding DUF1499 domain-containing protein, which translates to MSSSGKLNFALVKWGTVLSVIGALMVILSGYAYQWGWWHFSFGFSLIPWGTGGAIVGGLIAAIGLFRMSEKTKNYVIAGTLGIVLALAALGNIAYWYNEVQQGYPPIHDISTDLEDPPEFNAIAPLRADAPNPVEYAGEETAEIQRSFYPDLESVTVGFEYDEAYNRALEAARDMPWEIVDENREQGRIEAFEKLAWFGFIDDVVIRVDTTSDGAGTKIDIRSKSRIGRGDLGVNAKRIRAYLKELEN; encoded by the coding sequence ATGTCATCATCGGGAAAATTGAATTTTGCTTTAGTTAAATGGGGAACCGTTCTCTCCGTAATTGGCGCTTTAATGGTGATTTTATCCGGTTACGCATATCAATGGGGTTGGTGGCATTTCAGTTTTGGGTTTAGCCTGATACCATGGGGAACTGGCGGAGCAATTGTCGGGGGGCTCATAGCGGCCATTGGATTATTCCGAATGTCAGAGAAAACCAAGAATTATGTTATCGCCGGCACTTTAGGAATCGTATTAGCCTTAGCCGCATTGGGAAATATCGCCTATTGGTACAATGAGGTTCAACAGGGGTATCCTCCTATTCATGACATTTCGACTGACTTGGAGGACCCGCCGGAGTTTAATGCTATCGCTCCTCTCCGTGCAGACGCACCCAACCCTGTAGAATATGCCGGGGAAGAAACAGCAGAAATCCAGCGTAGCTTCTATCCCGATTTAGAGTCTGTAACTGTTGGCTTTGAATACGATGAAGCTTATAACCGGGCTTTGGAAGCGGCCCGGGATATGCCATGGGAAATTGTAGATGAAAACAGGGAACAAGGGCGTATTGAAGCTTTTGAAAAATTAGCCTGGTTTGGCTTCATCGATGATGTTGTAATTCGGGTTGATACCACAAGCGATGGTGCAGGTACCAAAATAGATATACGCTCAAAATCCCGAATTGGCCGTGGAGACTTGGGCGTAAACGCTAAAAGAATTCGAGCTTATCTTAAAGAACTGGAAAACTAA
- a CDS encoding DUF72 domain-containing protein: MSKTAMPYHLGCTVWSLPEWKGTFFTDDAKQENFLSQYASVFNSVEGNTTFYSTPTPDVIKQWGDKTPKGFKFCFKFPRYITHEKRMYNVKGEVLDFVKLFEPIREKIGPFMIQFPESFSPSELYRLEEVFSILPKIFSYSVEMRHKDFFDHGKHERNLISLLKSYDVDRVIFDTRKLYSVKSQDPTILEAQKKKPKVPVRFDTTSSRPVLRFVGTNDIINNEPYLKEWAIIVAEWIGEGLHPYVFIHAPDKIEQPKLCRHFHRSLSELMELPELPEWPVNKEDTQLGLF; encoded by the coding sequence GTGAGCAAAACTGCGATGCCATATCATCTTGGTTGTACAGTCTGGAGTCTTCCGGAATGGAAGGGTACGTTTTTTACCGATGATGCCAAGCAGGAAAACTTTTTATCGCAATATGCTTCTGTCTTTAATTCAGTAGAGGGTAATACCACATTTTACAGTACCCCCACTCCTGATGTGATTAAACAATGGGGCGACAAAACCCCAAAAGGATTTAAATTTTGTTTTAAGTTTCCGCGCTATATCACTCATGAAAAGCGAATGTATAATGTGAAGGGGGAGGTGCTTGATTTTGTTAAACTATTCGAACCTATTCGGGAAAAAATTGGGCCTTTTATGATTCAGTTTCCAGAGTCATTTTCACCCTCAGAGCTTTATCGGTTAGAGGAGGTTTTTTCCATTCTCCCCAAAATATTTAGCTACTCTGTAGAAATGCGGCATAAGGATTTTTTTGATCATGGGAAACACGAACGGAATCTCATCTCTTTGCTGAAAAGCTATGATGTGGACCGTGTTATCTTTGATACCCGGAAGCTGTACTCTGTAAAATCTCAGGACCCGACTATTTTGGAGGCACAAAAGAAGAAACCAAAAGTGCCTGTTCGTTTTGATACCACTTCATCACGGCCGGTGCTCCGCTTTGTAGGAACTAATGATATCATAAATAATGAGCCGTATTTAAAAGAGTGGGCAATTATTGTAGCAGAATGGATTGGAGAAGGCTTACACCCGTATGTTTTTATACATGCACCAGATAAGATAGAGCAGCCCAAGCTTTGCCGGCATTTTCATCGGTCCCTTTCTGAATTAATGGAGTTACCGGAACTTCCGGAATGGCCGGTGAATAAGGAAGACACTCAATTAGGGTTGTTTTAA
- a CDS encoding prolyl oligopeptidase family serine peptidase, with product MKKQLTVLGVFTLILLLSSPLKAQKKDLKPADYAQWQSIYSTTFSDDGNWFSYQISLVEGDGWLMLTNVENNNEYKFMHGVEPFFSKDNKWFAFRIGVSEDEANKLEEQDKKVRFDLGLMNLATAETDTFKTIEGFEFSESGSHLLMKKYKADEVKTAGTDIILRNLDSETNQVIGNVSDYAFNDAGTHLAFTIDASEKLGNGVQLINLANNSISVLDSDTETYKGLTWHNEKNALAFMKTQSDTVHKDETHLVYAYPDVTNPSGLKVFDQSENNSLPENYRVVDFVGLRWAEDVETVFFGIKEWELKEKDEPKDTSAIAKLNKDLDPTNVEVWHWRDAEIQPQQQVRLNQKKEANFLSAWHLNNNSFVQLEDDQIENVNLTGKEEYAIGYDPHPYEPAFRESWNDIYVIDANSGKRTRILERHENASGSPGGKYILYFKDTDWWTYSIKNNKHNNITGAIDTRFENFKRISGRENFPPFGTGQWVEGDEWLLIYDEYDAYRVWADGSKYENLTNGTEDEIQYRQTRLDYENNFISKGDPIYFSKYGYYTKDRGYARLDNRNRLQELVYDSKMFGRLNKADSANKFVFLRESATESPNFYHVNANFRNPDQITNTNPQQEEFYWADDELITFTNARGDKLQGRLLYPANYEEGKKYPMITYIYEMRSQSMHNYTIPSRTSPYNMRRYSSEGYFVFEPDINYELRDPGISAVESVVPAVKKVLETGMIAEDKIGLTGHSWGAYQTAFIITQTDIFNSAVAGAPLTNMVSMYNSVYWNSGTPDAQIFEVSQGRFPEPYWNDWDKFIENSPIFNMENNTTPLLVEFGTDDGAVDFNQGVELYNTMRRMEKPYVMLVYEGENHGLRRKENQIDYANRAFEWHEHFLKDAEAPEWIKSGLPYLKRPEIQEKEKK from the coding sequence ATGAAAAAACAACTAACTGTTCTTGGGGTCTTTACACTAATTTTATTACTCTCAAGTCCATTGAAGGCACAAAAAAAGGATTTAAAACCTGCTGACTACGCTCAGTGGCAAAGCATTTATTCCACTACTTTCTCAGATGATGGCAACTGGTTTTCTTATCAAATTTCTTTAGTCGAAGGTGACGGATGGCTTATGCTCACCAACGTGGAAAACAACAATGAATACAAATTTATGCACGGGGTGGAGCCTTTCTTTTCTAAAGACAATAAATGGTTCGCTTTCAGAATTGGTGTTTCTGAAGATGAAGCAAACAAACTGGAAGAACAAGATAAAAAAGTGCGCTTTGATCTCGGGCTAATGAACCTGGCTACGGCTGAAACAGATACTTTTAAAACTATTGAAGGATTTGAATTCTCTGAATCCGGAAGTCACCTGTTAATGAAAAAATACAAGGCCGATGAAGTAAAAACAGCGGGGACTGATATAATTCTCAGAAATCTGGATTCCGAGACAAACCAGGTAATAGGGAATGTCTCCGATTACGCCTTTAACGATGCCGGAACTCACCTTGCGTTCACCATAGATGCTTCCGAAAAATTGGGGAACGGAGTACAGCTTATTAACTTGGCCAATAACAGCATTTCTGTTTTGGACAGCGATACGGAAACTTATAAAGGATTAACCTGGCATAATGAAAAAAATGCCTTGGCCTTCATGAAAACCCAAAGTGATACCGTTCATAAAGACGAAACTCATTTAGTCTATGCTTATCCCGATGTTACTAATCCATCCGGCCTAAAAGTATTTGACCAATCGGAAAACAACTCTTTACCAGAGAATTATCGTGTAGTTGATTTTGTTGGTTTAAGATGGGCAGAAGATGTAGAAACGGTCTTTTTCGGAATCAAAGAATGGGAACTCAAAGAAAAGGACGAACCCAAAGATACTTCTGCCATTGCTAAGCTCAACAAAGATCTTGACCCAACTAATGTTGAAGTATGGCACTGGAGAGATGCTGAAATTCAACCTCAACAGCAAGTTCGACTGAACCAAAAAAAAGAAGCTAATTTCCTGTCGGCCTGGCATCTTAATAATAATTCCTTTGTACAACTGGAAGATGATCAGATTGAAAACGTAAATCTAACCGGAAAAGAAGAATATGCTATTGGTTATGATCCCCATCCCTACGAGCCTGCCTTTAGGGAAAGTTGGAACGATATCTACGTGATTGATGCAAATTCAGGCAAACGCACAAGAATTCTTGAACGGCACGAAAATGCAAGCGGCAGTCCCGGAGGTAAATACATTCTTTATTTTAAAGATACTGATTGGTGGACCTACAGCATTAAAAACAACAAACACAACAACATAACCGGAGCTATTGATACGCGATTCGAAAACTTTAAAAGAATCAGCGGTCGGGAAAATTTCCCTCCTTTCGGAACCGGACAATGGGTTGAAGGGGATGAATGGTTGCTTATTTATGATGAATACGATGCGTACCGAGTTTGGGCTGACGGCAGTAAATACGAAAACCTGACAAACGGAACAGAAGACGAAATCCAATACCGGCAAACAAGACTGGATTACGAAAATAACTTTATCTCCAAAGGCGATCCTATCTATTTTTCCAAGTATGGATATTATACCAAGGATCGCGGATATGCCCGGCTTGATAATAGAAACCGTCTGCAAGAGCTCGTTTACGATTCTAAAATGTTTGGTCGGCTTAACAAAGCAGATTCAGCAAATAAATTTGTGTTCCTGAGAGAAAGCGCAACGGAATCTCCAAATTTCTACCATGTAAACGCTAATTTCAGGAATCCGGATCAGATTACAAATACCAATCCGCAACAAGAAGAATTTTATTGGGCTGATGACGAGCTCATAACTTTCACCAATGCGCGCGGCGATAAATTACAAGGACGTCTTTTATACCCGGCTAACTATGAAGAAGGCAAAAAGTACCCGATGATTACCTATATCTATGAGATGCGCTCGCAAAGCATGCATAATTATACCATCCCCTCCCGAACCAGCCCATACAACATGAGGCGGTATTCTTCGGAAGGATACTTTGTTTTTGAGCCTGACATCAATTATGAACTCAGAGATCCGGGCATATCCGCTGTTGAAAGTGTGGTTCCTGCCGTCAAAAAAGTATTGGAAACCGGAATGATTGCCGAGGACAAAATCGGGTTAACAGGGCACTCTTGGGGAGCTTATCAAACAGCGTTCATCATCACCCAAACTGACATTTTTAACTCTGCTGTTGCCGGAGCCCCACTGACAAATATGGTAAGCATGTATAATTCCGTATACTGGAATTCCGGAACTCCGGATGCTCAAATTTTTGAAGTTAGCCAAGGGCGTTTCCCTGAACCATATTGGAACGACTGGGATAAATTTATTGAAAACTCCCCCATCTTTAATATGGAAAATAATACCACTCCGCTTCTTGTTGAGTTCGGCACAGATGATGGAGCCGTAGATTTTAATCAAGGTGTTGAGCTATACAATACCATGCGCAGAATGGAAAAACCATATGTGATGCTCGTATACGAGGGGGAAAATCACGGTCTTCGGCGCAAGGAAAATCAAATTGATTATGCCAACCGCGCCTTTGAGTGGCACGAACACTTCCTGAAAGATGCAGAAGCACCAGAATGGATCAAAAGTGGGTTACCCTATCTGAAACGTCCTGAAATTCAGGAGAAAGAAAAAAAGTAA